GAGCAGAAAAGACTAGATGTTTGGGTGCCTACAACTCCTGCTTCAGGAACTCACCATCTCCAGTTGGGCTGGCAGATGCTCTTGGCGCCCACGCAGCCCACCCCGTCCCCTATTCCATCAGGAACTGCCTTCTACTAGTGCAGCGGCTTCAACACAGGCTTCTGCAATAGGCCAGGGCTCTCAAGAGCACTGGGCACATGCGCAGCATTCTGTTGTGCGCTTGTGAACCGTTTTTGCAAAGCATGTTTCTCTGTTTTTAGGTACTGCAAGCTTTTTGCCAAGGGGCCCGATTCCCTATGAGACTGAAGATGGGGGGGTACCCTCTGTGCACCCCACTGTGTAGCAAGTGCCTTTCTCCCCCATGCTGGCTTCCTCAGCTGACAGCCTCTCCTCCTGGGGTGAAAGGCTCCCTTCATGGCAGGGGAACTCTCAGGTTCTGGACATATGACACTTCACCATCTTTTCTTTTGAGTCTCATTCCTGTTATGGCCAAATTGTGCGACTGTGTACAACATGACTAAGTATTTGAGAGTGAGAGAAGGGCCTGGGTGCAATCAAGCAGCACCCTCAATGGGCTCCTTACCACATGATgtcttgcttattttaaaatacagccaCCAGACTGAACCCACTGTGGTCTCAGAGGCTGACACACCCATGGGACACAGAGATGGTAGAACTAAGTGACTGTCACCCTGCCATATCCATGCCTGTTCCAGAGAAGAAGGGTCAGCAGAGTCATGGTTGGCCCAGGACCATCCCCTGCCCCTGAATCCACACATGCTCTAGCAGGAGAGCTGCATGAGGCCCTCCCAGCCGTAGGCTGGCACCTCAACTCCTGTGCCTGCACTCCCGCAGGCAGCCCTGAGACCCAGGTGACTGATGGCCATGGACTGCTGCTGTGGGGCAGGTGGGGACCCTCCGTAGGATAAATAAGTCTCTTGGCCagtttagaattttctttcttgacCCTCTCTTggaacaaaaatttttttaaaaatacaggtaaGATTAAACAAGAGCTGCTTAAGATTGTTAAAAGGAGAGGTGTGATGGGCGTCTTCCTTCTGCCTTTCTAGGTTTTCTCACAACTAAGTTGTGGCCGTCGGATCCCCTAGAGTCTGCATGCCACCTCAATCCTCTCAGATCCCAGCAAAGCCTGGAATCCCCCAATTTTCTCCCGTCCTTATTCTGAGCCTAGTGCAGATGCAGGTTTCCACGTAACAACGCTTTTCTTCTCAGACCTTGATGGTGGATGTGGATGTCTGGAAAAATCCAAgtgcattttatttccattacCTTGTCAGAACAGTCTGGAGAAGGCATCTCAGTTCAAATGTAAGTGACTGGATCATTTTATTGAATGGTAAGAAATTTAAAGAGCAAAGAGCTGTTGTAAATgctacttgtattttttttcctccaaaactccaatcttgaatttatttttctttcacacagGGGCATTTCTACAGAAACAGGGTGCATGGCTGTGCTTAACTGCGTTTTCCATCCTAGTCTGTTCCTGTGGACGTCTAGAGAATAAGAATTAACCATCCTTGTCCTCTGCTGGGATGGTTCAGGCTGCCAAGTCATTTCCCAAGCCCATTATGAGAGAGTCCTTTCTCGGGCTAGCTGCTTCAGTAGGAAACAGTGATCTGGTATGTGGGGTTTGCTCCGGGTTTCCGCATTTCTTGGTAAAAGGAAAACCTCTTAAATTGCTAAGTCATAAAACCTTAGGTAGTGAAGTCAAGTGGTATTCCCTCCAGACTCCTCTCCCATTGAATAAGATCCAAAAaaactcaggttttttttttttttttttttttttggagacagggtctcaccctgtcacccaggctggagtgcagtggtgcaatcagggtTCACAggagcctcgacctcctggactcaagccatcctcccgcctcagcctcctgagtagctgggactacaggtatacaccaccatgccgagctaactgttttccagagacaaggactcactatgttgcccaggctggtcttgaactcctgagctcaagtgatcttcccaaagtgctgggattacaggtgtgagccactacacctggccccaGTTTAATAATAACCAGAGCCACACCCCTCTCAGAGTGACCCAGCCAAGCCCCCGTTACCTGCCTTACTCTGAGAATGAAATTAGGAAGCGAGAATGGAAAAGCCAGTTTTTCTACCAGCAGGCAACTTTCCCCTCTGAACAGGGACACTGGAGACTTATGTGCCAGCTGAGGCTGAACTAACTACTGTGTGACTCACTGCCTCAGCTAAAGCTTGCAACTCGAGGAGGAGGACGCCCCTTCCTTGGCGAACCCTCCGCGGGTCTGGCAGGCACCCAGCCTCTGTGCATGGCCTGGGAAGGAACCACTGCCCTGGGTtagagaatgccatgtgaacaCGAGACAAAGGATGCGGCAGGAGTTAACCATCCTCCCCTTCTGTCCCtccaggaggcagggagaagcATCTGAGCCTGAATGCTGGCCTTCCCCAAATGGCCCACAGGGAAAGGCTGGGGAAAAGGAGCTCGATTCACTGCCCAGTACTTGTCTCATTTCCCAAGAATTTATCCAATTCTCAGCCACTGAGTAGGGTACCACCTGGGTCCCAGTGTGCTAGACAGTTTCAGGAAGGCACCTGGGAGCAAGGGCTGTGCTGGCCCTCTTGGCTTATCAGGGGGCTTCCCTGGTCATCCTCCAGCAGCAACTGTCTTAGCGCTGGGTGGCCAGCGTCCTGGGCTTGTAGACAGGGACATCTTTGTCCCAGAGTACAGGCCGCCCCTTGATAATGTCAGCTGCCTTCTCTGCGATCATGATTGTGGGGGCATTCAGGTTGCCGCTGACCACGCTAGGCATGATGGAGGCATCGACAACCCTGAGGTTTTCCACCCCGAGGACCCTTGTCTGCGGATCCACCACGGCAGTGGGATCGGAGGGCTGGCCCATCTTACAGGTGCACGAGGGGTGGTAGGCGCTGTCGGCTTTTGCCCGCACAAAGGCATCTATCTCTTTATCTGACTGAACGTGGCTTCCTGGCTGGAGCTCTTTCCCTCGGAACGGAGCCAGGGCTTCCTGTGCAAAAATTTCTCTGGTGAGCTTCACACACAGACGGAAATCCTCAATATCAGTTTCTGTCGAGGAAAAGAAACAGGTGAGGACCCCTCCTTTTGCCCGTGCTGGCCTCACTGGAAGATGCACAGCATGGAGAGGCTCTGTAAGCTGTCTGAGGGGATAGTGTTTGGGGATAAAGTTCAGGGCCGTGGGGGACTGAGCCAGCAGGCTGCTTGTCCCCTGTCCATAGCTGGTTAGACTGTACCGTGTAGCTCAAAGGTAGCATCCTACAAGGACACAGCCTGCCCAGAGGCTCAGGTTTCAATCAGGGGTCTGACTTATCGCTAGGGCAGGGATAATTACACACACCCTGCCCCTGCCACAGTGTGGCTGTGAGCACGCTGCAGCCATCGCTGGGCAAAACCCACCCAGTGGGTAGTGCTTGTTTTTGCTGCATGCAAGGAGGCAGGCCCAGGAATGACATTTGCTTTTAGAGGCTGCTCAGAGTGACAGCAGGAAAAATGCTCTACCTACAGACCTGGCACCTGCACGGCGCGGTCTCCCTGCACATCACAGCAGATTGTTCTGAAAGCTGCAAATCTCCCCTACTGTCTAAACCCCAGGACTTCATTTCTTTCACGTGTCCCGGGACACTACGGGGCTCCCTCTACAAGTTTACAGCCTAAAGTGATGGGGCAGGGGATGACAGAGGGTCACTTGTGTCTTGGAAAGTGTAGTCCAAGGGTATGATTCAGGGATAAGCAGGAACCCCACAAAGGCAATCGTTTGTTCAAGCCCAGAAAGACACAGGTGGGTGAATTACCTGTTGACAAGTAGTTGGGCTGGATCACAGGGTGGTCCTGGGGATTGGCACTTCTCAGTTTGAGCCAGCCCACACTTGTGCCCCGCACGGGCCCCACATGTACCTAGAAGAACACAGAGGAAGGAGTGATGGTCCCTCCATAGACATCCACAGTGAACTCCATCAACCCTGGTTTACCTGCAGGGTGGGCCTCTGCTTCCAGAATCAGTGGGGAGCAGATGCATGTTAGCATTTGTCCGCATGGTTTACCCACCTCCACGAGTGATTACAAACCACCTCAGTGAATCACTCTTTCATCCTGGCCTCATAGTCCATGGCTCAAAGCTTTCGGAGGTGGTGATCCCAGGGCCAAGACAGCACCCCCCAGTCTGTCCCACTTCTGGTGCTCGGTACCTAGTCTGCATGGAACAGTCATACCCTTGGCACGCACCACACAGACTGACACGCTGGGCAGCTGGAAGGCAGGGGACAGGCCTCTGTGTCCCCCACTCTGCAGCCATATGGCACCAGGGAGAATGCTGTCTTGGAAGATGGGAGCATCTTCCTTCCTGGTGGGAAGGAAACATCCTGAGAAGCTGAGGCTCCTCCAGCTGCTCACCTGGTAAGCCTCCTGCTGAGTGGGGACCCGCCCGTGGTCAATCACTTGGGATGGCAGGAAATGGAACTGGATGTCCGGGTGGGGGACCCCAGGCTGGCTGCGGATGAACCCACCTGTTTCCAGATGGGCTGTGGCTCCCTTCCCTGAGAAGCAgaagaggatgaggcagaagagcCAGTCAGGGCGTGGCAGGTGGGCCAGCTGCTCCTGGTTTCCCTCCTTTCTCCTGGCTGCTGCTCTTCCTTTTCCTGGACTCGCATGTGGAGTCCAGGACCCAAGTCCTGTCCACATCTGTTCACCTCCCACAGGGGTCTCACCCAGCACCACACCATGAAATGTCAGCTATTTGCCAAAAGGATGGCATCCGCTCCGCTCTCTACCTGGGCCAATTCTGCCACTGCCCACGCCACCTGCCTTACCGGCTCTTCCCACCGCCTAGCACAGCACACAGCACATAGCACATATCAGGTGTGTGAGAAATACAGGCTGAGTGGATGAGCAGGATTTCAAACTACCAGGTGCAGCTAGAAATCAAATGGAAAAGGCTGCAAAATGAATGCTGATTCTGCAGTCTAGCCCCAAAGTCTCCTCTCTCCACCTTTCTCCTGGCTCCTTGGACCTCACCTGCTGTCCAGCACAAGGCCATCCCTGCCCATCTGTAAGGAAGAGCAGCCCCTAAGCCCTGAGGAGTCTCACCTCCAGCAGGCCCTGGGCAAAGTTCCTTGGCATGTGCTATTGCTTCTGGTCCTCGTTTCAACCTGTCAGGTTGCAACTGTGCCTCcccattttgaagatgaaaaactGAGGATCAGGGCTAAGGTAAATGGCATAGTTCAGCATCAAACCCAGCGCCCAGTGGCCAGAACCCTTGTTCAGCTCCTCAGGAAGGAGGTCTCAATGCTCAGACAGTCTCCTCCCAGGTTACTGATGAGCGCGCTTACCTGTGAATTTCCAGAGCCACTCCAGACCAATGCAGACCTTCTGCAGGGGCTTCTGTGCTGAATGGAGGGTGATAGGGTGGGTGCATGCCTGCTGAATGTAGATCTCCAGGTGGTCTTGCAGGTTCTGGCCAACCCCTGACACGGGAAGGAGTGGTTAAGAAAATGGCTACCAAGGGGGCTCAGCTGCTTCTCAATATCCCCCTGGTTTTGAAAAATTCTTTCCTATTCACTTATCTTCTGGACCAGCTCCTGCTCAGTCCCCTGGTCTCAGCTTAAAGACCGCCTCCAATAGACACCACTCTTGCACTCCTGGCCAAGTCTGGCCTGCCTCAGATGCTGCCAAGGCCACCTGTCCTTGTCACTCACTCCCAGGACAGCTTCTGGGTGCCCCTTGTCAGCCCTGCTCAGCAGCCCCCTATGTGAGGGCAGGGCCTACGTCTTCAGCAGGCACTGCTTGGTGAGCGGTCGCTGGATGGTGATGGCCAGAGGGGCAGACAGCAGCCTCACCCTCACGACAGCGTGGAAGCAGCCCTGTCGTGCCACGCAGCCCTTGCATGAATTCATCCAAGCCTATTGGGACACTGGGAAGGTCACCGTCATGAAGCAGCACTTCCCCGGGCCCCTCATGATGAAGCCTAAATGCACAAAGGCCCAGCTCTCCCGGAGTGGGGTTATCAAGCAGGGCAAGAGACACAGCCCGGCCCTCAAGAGCATCAGAgacagtttataaaataaaatttatgtcttAACATGAAGAGCAGGCTCTGGAGCACAGAGCTGACCTCATTCATGCTCAGGGCAGCCAGCGAGTGCTGTGGATGGAAGGATGAGACCTGGACCCCTCTTGCCATAGAGTTGCCCTGGTGACACGCCCATGCCCGACCCAACGGGGCTTCATGGGCAGATCCTCGCTGCTGCAGGGTGCCCTTCTCCAAGTGAAATAGGACGGCcacaggagggagaaggaaaacaaTGCAAGAATTGGGCCCCAGGGCTGACAGTGTCCAGTGAGGCCTGGGAAACCTTCAGGCTCACGGGGACGATGTGACAATTCCAAGGATCACTGACTGCCACCACCTCCCCACTCCATGCTAATAAGATACAGTAAGCCATTTGTTGAGCAGAAACAGCCTCTGGGAAGCAGTAAGGAAGGGGGCTCACCAGGTAGGTGGCATACCACAGGGATGCCCAGTTTCTTGAGGTCATCAGCATTCCCGATGCCAGAGAGCATGAGCAGCTGTGGAGAGTTGATGGCACCTCCACTCAGAATCACCTCCTTGCTGGCGTAAGCCTGGAAGAGGTCCGGCCAGGTCACTCCCTGAAAAGCCAGCTGTTCCCCTGACTTACAGACCAGCGCCCCTGCTCTAGCCAGCACCATGAGAACATGGCCTTGGGATGTGGAATCCATGTGACACACCCAACAGGCCCCAGAGCCAAGGAGAGGAAGCTCACTGAGTCACTATTTGAAAGCAACCAGCAGGTAACTACAGCTAGACAGTAGTGATGGCCTTAGAAACAGGAGGGGAGGGCTTACATGAGATAAAGCAGGCATTCAAGTGAGTGGTAGTGAGTGGTTAAAGAGAGCAAGCAGTGAACCAGATCTACACGTGAAGCTGCAGAACGATCCGACCCCCTGCCCACACCACAGAAATAGAGTACGATCACATTTATGGGTTCTAAAACCTCTAGTGTAAACCTATAgctttctgtgaggtcagtgccCTGAAATGGTGTGGAAGGTACTGGGGGAAAGCTCTGAATTAAGCATGGCACACGGGCACTGATACCACAGGCCCTTTCTAGGTGGCAGGACTGGGGGCTTCCTCACCTCCACCAGCCCACTGCCATCAGCGACTCGCCCCTCCCCCACGCCAATCACAGGGATGAGCACGTGGGGCTGGAGGTGTGAGGGCGTGACTCCTGCCCACTCTGAGCTGGACCAGCAGGGTCACTGCCCACCCCCTTCTGCCAGGATCCCAGCTGCAGTCCACTCACCCTGTGGCTCTGGCCATTCTTGACATATTCCACACCCACTGCACGGATGCCCTCAAACAGCACCCTGCTCACAAGTGTCTGGGCCTCGGCCTTGAGGTTGGTGCGGCTCAGTGCTGGGTGCAGGTAGGCACAGGCTGCACTCCACCGTTTGCCTGCAGGATGGAGTGAGGTGGTCAGGCACGGCTCTGCCCTCCCGTGGCACCTGGGCCGGAGGAAGGAGCTGGAGAAAGTGGATACGCCCAGCTCTGACTGCAAGTCCCACCTTCAAAGTAAAGCTGAGACATAAAGACCCTGCCCTACTGAGTCCACATCTGCCTGGGGTCCCCTGGACGCAGGTGGAAAAGTACCCTTCACCCTCAAACGGGGACGCAGAGACCAGGAGCACGGCCAGAGGGGTGAGAGCCTTCAAGAGGCAGGCAGGAGCTCCGGGTCAGCCCTGGCTTGCCTCTGTCCTGTTGTGAGCAAGGCCCTTCACCATgctgtgcctcggtttccccatatGCAAGTTCCTAGAGGACTTTAGGCTCTCTGTCCAGAGAGCTGATTCTCTGTTATCCACACCAACACGGGCCAGAGGCGCAGAGAACGCCTAGGGTCACCATCCTGGGTCACTCTCAAGACTCTGGGTTGTACTCTTGGGGGGTATACTAAGCCAGATCTCTTCCCGCTCGTGCCAGCCTCAGTCTGCCCATGCCTCCTGACCATGctggagccaggagccaggagccatgGGCTGAGATGGGTGGGGCTGGGGTAAGGGGTAGTGCTTTTAAAGAAAAGGCAGGCGGATGGGAAGGGAGGCCGCTACCTTCATGGATGGTCATGTCCATCCAGCCGAAGCCCTCCTGCTGGAAGCCATTCATGTCCTCGGTGAGCGGGTAGCCGGCCTGCTGTGCGGCCTCCAGGAATGCGCAGTGCAATGGGTGGTTGGTCTTGCCCCGGGACACCCGCAGCGGGCCATCAGCGCCCCGGTACCGGCTGGCGCCCAGCTCGTGGCCCTGCGCCTTGCGGAAGTAGGGCAGGCAGTGCGCGTAGTCCCAGCCACCGGCGCCCTGGCGCTGCCAGCGCTCGTAGTCCTCGGCGTGCCCACGAACGTAGACCATGGCGTTGAGGGATGAGGAGCCGCCCCAGACGCGGCCGCGTGGCCAGTACAGCACGCGGCCGTCCAGGCCCTGCTGCGCCTCTGTGTGGTAGCACCAGTTGTACCTGTTGTCACACAGGTTGGCCACCAGGGCCGCGGGCATGTGGATCCTCCACAAGAGCCGCTTGCTCCCCGCGCGGACATCCTTGGGCCCCGCCTCCAGCAGCAGCACGCGCTCGGCAGGGTCCTCTGTGAGCCTCCCGGCCAGCACGCAGCCCGCCGAGCCCGCGCCCACCACCACGTAGCTGTACTCGTCCCGGCTCTCGGAGCCCGCCCTGGCCAGGGCCCGGGCACCCAGGGGTTGCTGCTGTCCCAGGGCTCCCCGTGCCAGGGCTCCAGGCCGGCCCAGGCCTCGCAGGAGACACCACATGCTTCTATCTAGCCCAAGTCCTTGGATCCACGGAGGGGAATGAGATGACTCACTTCTCCCTGAAACAGGAAAAGGGGCTTTAAAAATCTTCACTCCGCACGCACGTATGGCAAAGTTTCAGGGTATGCTTACCAACGGCCTGCCGGGGCAGGGTGCAGCAGGCCCAGCCCCAGGTGGCTGCTCAAAGGAACTAGGAGGAGGAAGTGAGGGAGACACAGAAATTTCAGAACTGTTTTGTGTGTACCAGGATGGACAGGcacagggcagggggtggggcagCAGAAAGGCCCCTCCCCCAACTGAGGGGTAAAATGCTTCCCTGTGCCCTGTGTATGAACCTGGAGACTGGGCTGGAGTTCGCCTGCTGGAAGGCAGGGGAGCGAAGGGCTTTccaatggagaaagaaaacagagtacTTGCACTCATCCCTTCAAGACAGCTGGCTCAGCCCCtaccatgtgctaggcactgttcccTGCCCCACCCAGTTCCTGTAGCAATACACAGAAAGACATCTGCTCTCAAAACAGATGGTTTAGGGCCTGGGAGAAGGACAAGACTTAAATAACTGAAGGAAGATCAGCATGAGAGGCACAAGACTGTAGCGCTCAAAGCCTTTGACCCAAGGGGCCATGGAGTGCACTAGAGGAGTTTTAAGCAGGGTCAGGATCAGAGCTACACTCTTCAAAGATCACTCTGTAGAATGCTAGCGTTTAACAAAAATGGCAACAGCTTTGAAAGGGCCCTTTCCTAACAATGTTCAAATCAATCCCAGCATAGTGCAcagaggtaggaaaaaaaaacaacaggatATGTCAT
This sequence is a window from Macaca fascicularis isolate 582-1 chromosome 2, T2T-MFA8v1.1. Protein-coding genes within it:
- the CHDH gene encoding choline dehydrogenase, mitochondrial isoform X1, whose product is MWCLLRGLGRPGALARGALGQQQPLGARALARAGSESRDEYSYVVVGAGSAGCVLAGRLTEDPAERVLLLEAGPKDVRAGSKRLLWRIHMPAALVANLCDNRYNWCYHTEAQQGLDGRVLYWPRGRVWGGSSSLNAMVYVRGHAEDYERWQRQGAGGWDYAHCLPYFRKAQGHELGASRYRGADGPLRVSRGKTNHPLHCAFLEAAQQAGYPLTEDMNGFQQEGFGWMDMTIHEGKRWSAACAYLHPALSRTNLKAEAQTLVSRVLFEGIRAVGVEYVKNGQSHRAYASKEVILSGGAINSPQLLMLSGIGNADDLKKLGIPVVCHLPGVGQNLQDHLEIYIQQACTHPITLHSAQKPLQKVCIGLEWLWKFTGKGATAHLETGGFIRSQPGVPHPDIQFHFLPSQVIDHGRVPTQQEAYQVHVGPVRGTSVGWLKLRSANPQDHPVIQPNYLSTETDIEDFRLCVKLTREIFAQEALAPFRGKELQPGSHVQSDKEIDAFVRAKADSAYHPSCTCKMGQPSDPTAVVDPQTRVLGVENLRVVDASIMPSVVSGNLNAPTIMIAEKAADIIKGRPVLWDKDVPVYKPRTLATQR
- the CHDH gene encoding choline dehydrogenase, mitochondrial isoform X2 — protein: MWCLLRGLGRPGALARGALGQQQPLGARALARAGSESRDEYSYVVVGAGSAGCVLAGRLTEDPAERVLLLEAGPKDVRAGSKRLLWRIHMPAALVANLCDNRYNWCYHTEAQQGLDGRVLYWPRGRVWGGSSSLNAMVYVRGHAEDYERWQRQGAGGWDYAHCLPYFRKAQGHELGASRYRGADGPLRVSRGKTNHPLHCAFLEAAQQAGYPLTEDMNGFQQEGFGWMDMTIHEGVGQNLQDHLEIYIQQACTHPITLHSAQKPLQKVCIGLEWLWKFTGKGATAHLETGGFIRSQPGVPHPDIQFHFLPSQVIDHGRVPTQQEAYQVHVGPVRGTSVGWLKLRSANPQDHPVIQPNYLSTETDIEDFRLCVKLTREIFAQEALAPFRGKELQPGSHVQSDKEIDAFVRAKADSAYHPSCTCKMGQPSDPTAVVDPQTRVLGVENLRVVDASIMPSVVSGNLNAPTIMIAEKAADIIKGRPVLWDKDVPVYKPRTLATQR